The following proteins are encoded in a genomic region of Sebastes fasciatus isolate fSebFas1 chromosome 12, fSebFas1.pri, whole genome shotgun sequence:
- the gem gene encoding GTP-binding protein GEM, with protein sequence MLSTVRRHSLRLQTELHRWSICDPGSHSLLTESLLNRVPACISRSKSCTSSTSTGESDGSRGSWSSSDSVISSDSTGEQQVEPGRPYRVVLLGASGVGKTAFTSIFNGAADSMDSEDCEMCGDEVCEKEIEVDGEPATIILFDTWDAETDSEWAQENYMQTGDAYLLLYSVTDRASFLRASELRITLRRFRPAQHTPIILVGNKCDLVRRREVSVNEGRACAAVFDCKFIETSAAMQHNVWEAFRGMVRQLRLRRDSNEANKRRRHIHSKTRRESLPKKAKRFLDKVVAKNNPSVAFWLKSKSCHDLSVL encoded by the exons ATGCTGTCCACGGTGCGCCGCCACAGCCTCCGCCTGCAGACCGAGCTCCACCGGTGGAGCATCTGCGACCCGGGCAGCCACAGTCTGCTCACCGAGAGCCTCCTGAACCGGGTACCGGCCTGCATCTCCCGCTCCAAGTCCTGCACCAGCTCCACCTCCACCGGGGAGTCGGACGGGAGCCGCGGGAGCTGGTCGTCCTCAGACTCGGTCATCTCCTCTGACTCCACCGGAGAGCAGCAGGTGGAGCCCGGTAGACCGTACCGGGTGGTGCTGTTAGGGGCCAGCGGGGTCGGTAAGACCGCCTTCACCAGCATCTTCAACGGGGCAGCAGACAGCATGGACAGCGAGGACTGCGAGATGTGTGGAG ATGAAGTGTGCGAAAAGGAAATCGAAGTGGACGGAGAGCCTGCAACTATAATTCTGTTTGACACATGGGATGCAGAG ACTGACAGCGAATGGGCTCAGGAGAACTACATGCAGACAGGTGATGCCTACCTGTTGCTCTACTCTGTAACTGACCGGGCCTCCTTCCTGCGAGCCTCCGAGCTCCGGATAACCCTGCGGCGCTTCCGTCCTGCCCAGCACACGCCGATCATCCTGGTGGGGAACAAATGTGACCTGGTGCGACGCAGAGAGGTGTCAGTCAACG AGGGTCGAGCCTGTGCTGCCGTGTTTGACTGCAAGTTCATCGAAACATCGGCCGCCATGCAGCACAACGTCTGGGAAGCTTTTCGCGGCATGGTGCGACAGCTGCGTCTACGTCGAGACTCTAATGAAGCCAACAAGCGTCGCAGGCACATACACTCTAAGACTCGGCGTGAAAGCCTTCCTAAGAAGGCAAAACGCTTCCTCGACAAGGTGGTAGCGAAGAACAATCCCAGTGTGGCGTTCTGGCTGAAATCAAAGTCCTGCCACGATCTCTCTGTGCTTTAG